Genomic window (Halofilum ochraceum):
CGATTCCGGTCTCCAGGTGACCTCGCGGAGGCGGCAATCGTCATCCGGGGCGCGGTCCGGCAGATAGCGCGTGCGCCGCGGCGCGTCCGCGGCGTGATTCGCGTTCAGCCACCATGCCACGGTGTCCTCGGTAGACCGGATCCGCCCGCCGCGCATGGGGATTTCGCCGCCATCCCATTGCATAAGACGGTCCCGCGTTCCGTTGGTGATCATCAGCGGGGTGGGGGCCTCGGGCGGGCGGAGGTCCGCGTCGTCGGCCGGCAGATTGGCAATGAACGCGGCGCCCGCCGCGAAGCGTCGGGGTTCATGGATCAGCAGCCTGTACGTCAGCAGTCCACCGTTGGAGGCGCCTGAGACGTAGACTCGCGCGGGATCGACCGGATAGCGGCGTTCGATCCGGTCCAGCAGGTCCGTGATGAAGCGCAGATCGTCCGTCCCTGGCGCGTCCTCGGCGACGCCGGTGGCCGTGGCGTCGACCCAGAACTGGTTGTCACCGCGCGTGTCCCCGTTTTCCGGGTTGGTCCCGTTCGGCACCACGAGCACCAATCCCTCGCGGTCGGCGACATCGAGCCACGCGCGCGGCCCGCCCGCGCGCTCGCCGAACATGTCGCGCATACTGCGCGAGCCGCCATGGAGCAGGATGACGGCGGGCGCGCCGCGTTCGAGGCCGGGGGGGAAATACAGGCGGTACCAGCGCGTGGTTTCGCCCGACCGCAGGGATCGCTCGTACCAGCCGCCGTCGCTCCAGGGGGCGGCGCCGTTGCCGGTGGCGGCATCGGGCCGAGGTCCGGTGCGATCAAAGGCGCAGCCGGCGAGGAATGCGACCAACGCAATCAGGATCGTACCGGCCTTCCCGGGCCATTGGGCCATGCGACACACTCCCGTGCGGTGGGGTCACCGCCGGCGAGTGTAGCCGGAATCGTGCGCGGGGTCCCTGGCTGATCGGTCCCGAGCTGACGGCTGCAATCAGGCGGCCGCCGTCGCCTTGCCGGTGTCCCGTCGGCCACGCCCGAATTCGCGGGCGACGACCTTGCCGATGTCGACATTGGCCTCGCGCTGGCCGAGGGCGCGGCGGATCTGCCGGGCGTTTACCTGGGCGTCCTCCCGGTCGGTCGCGGCGAGAT
Coding sequences:
- a CDS encoding alpha/beta hydrolase family esterase; amino-acid sequence: MAQWPGKAGTILIALVAFLAGCAFDRTGPRPDAATGNGAAPWSDGGWYERSLRSGETTRWYRLYFPPGLERGAPAVILLHGGSRSMRDMFGERAGGPRAWLDVADREGLVLVVPNGTNPENGDTRGDNQFWVDATATGVAEDAPGTDDLRFITDLLDRIERRYPVDPARVYVSGASNGGLLTYRLLIHEPRRFAAGAAFIANLPADDADLRPPEAPTPLMITNGTRDRLMQWDGGEIPMRGGRIRSTEDTVAWWLNANHAADAPRRTRYLPDRAPDDDCRLREVTWRPESGGAPVRLLAMEGGGHTLPSLRYDLPDTFLARRIFGNVCRDAEGATLAWEFMSPFRRDME